The window caggggtggggggtccgcctgtcagtgctcagaccatacaccacacactgcagaggttacaggggtgtggggtccgcctgtcagtgctcagaccatacaccgcacactgcagaggttacaggggtggagggtccgcctgtcagtgccacTGCCGgagggggggagacgagtccagagacaccggaggggggagacgagtccagagacaccacagccggaggggggagacgagtccagagacaccgctagccggaggggggagacgagtccagagacaccgcagccggaggggggagacgagtccagagacaccgcggccggaggggggagacgagtccagagacaccgCGGCCGgaaggggggagacgagtccagagacaccgcggccgaggggggagacgagtccagagacaccgcggccggaggggggagacgagtccagagacaccgCGGCCGGAGGGGagagacgagtccagagacaccgcggccggaggggggagacgagtccagagacgccggaggggggagacgagtccagagacaccgcagccggaggggggagacgagtccagagacaccgcggtcggaggggggagacgagtccagagacaccgcagccggaggggggagacgagtccagagacaccgcagccggaggggggggagacgagtccggagacgccggagggggggagaggaggccggagatgccagaggggggagacgagtccagagacaccgCGGCCAGAGGGGGGAGCCGAGTCCAGAAACACCGTGGTCGGAGggggggagacaagtccggagacaccacagccggaggggggagacgagtccagagacgcCGCGGCCAGAGGGGGGGGGACGAGTCCGGAGACGTCGGAGGGGGTGAGACGAGtccggaggggggagaggaggccggAGACGTCGgagggggggagacgagtccagagacatTGGAGGGGGGGGGCGAGACCGGAGACACCGgagggggggagacgagtccggagacgccggaggggggagaggaggccggatatgccggaggggggagacgagtccagagacaccgCGACCTGAGGGGGGAGACACCACAGCCGGAGtggggagacgagtccggagacacTGGAGGGGGGAGATGAGTCCAGAGACGCCGCggccggaggggggagacgagtccagagacaccgcggccggaggggggagacgagCCCAGAGACACCGCggccggaggggggagacgagtccagagacaccgcatccggaggggggagacgagtccagagacacagccggaggggggagacgagtccagatACACCGCagccggaggggggagacgagtccataGACACCACagccggaggggggagacgagtccagagacaccACAGCCGGAGGGGGGAGACAAGACCAGAGACACTGGAGGGGAGAGACGAGTCTGGAGATGCCGCGGCCGAAGGGGGGAAAcaccggaggggggagacgagtccggagacacCACAGCCGgagggggggagacgagtccggagacacCACAGCCGgagggggggagacgagtccagagacaccggaggggggagacgagtccggagacgccggaggggggagaggaggccggagatgccagaggggggagacgagtccagagacaccgCGGCCAGAGGTGGGAGACGAGTCCGGAAACACCGGCGGTCGGAggggggagacaagtccggagacaccacagccggaggggggagacgagtccagagacactGGAGGGGGGAGATGAGTCCAGAGACACCACtgccggaggggggagacgagtccagagacaccggaggggggagacgagtccagagacaccacagccggaggggggagacgagtccagaaACACCGCAGCctgaggggggagacgagtccagagacaccgcagccggaggggggagacgagtccagagacaccgcagccggagggggggagacgagtccagagacaccgCAGCCGGAGAGGAGAGACGAGTCCAGAGGACACCGCGGCCGGAGaggggagacgagtccagagacaccgcggccggaggggggagacgagtccagagacgccggaggggggagacgagtccagagacaccgcaggccggaggggggagacgagtccagagacaccgcagccggagggggggagacgagtccagagacaccgcagccggagggggggagacgagtccagagacaccgcagccggaggggggagacgagtccagagacaccgcagccggaggggggagacgagtccggagacgccggaggggggagaggaggccggagatgccagaggggggagacgagtccagagacaccgCGGCCAGAGGGGGGAGCCGAGTCCAGAAACACCGCGGTTGGAggggggagacaagtccggagacaccacagccggaggggggagacgagtccagagacactGGAGGGGGGAGATGAGTCCAGAGACGCTGCGGCCGGAGGGGGGGGGACGAGTCCGGAGATGTCGGAGGGGGGAGATGAGtccggaggggggagaggaggccggAGACGTCGgagggggggagacgagtccagagacatCGGAGGGGGGGGGACGAGACCAGAGACACCGGagggggagacgagtccggagacgccggaggggggagaggaggccggATATGCCGGAGGGGGGAAACGAGTCCAGAGACACCGCGGCCTGAGGGGGGAGACTAGTCCGGAGACACCACAGCCGGAGtggggagacgagtccggagacacTGGAGGGGGGAGATGAGTCCAGAGACACCGCAGCCGGAGGcgggagacgagtccagagacaccgcagccggaggcgggagacgagtccagagacaccacagccggaggggggagacgagtccagagacaccgcagccggaggggggagacgagtccataGACACCACagccggaggggggagacgagtccagagacaccACAGCCGGAGGGGGGAGACAAGACTAGAGACACCGGAGGGGAGAGACGAGTCTGGAGACgccggaggggggagaggaggccggagatgccagaggggggagacgagtccagagacaccgcagccggaggggggagacgagtccataGACACCACagccggaggggggagacgagtccagagacaccACAGCCGGAGGGGGGAGACAAGACCAGAGAcaccggaggggggagacgagtccggagacaccacagccggaggggggagacgagtccggagacaccacagccggaggggggagacgagtccagagacaccggaggggggagacgagtccggagacgccggaggggggagaggaggccggagatgccagaggggggagacgagtccagagacaccACGTCCGGAGAGGGGAGACGAGTCTGGAGACGCCGCGGCCGGAGGGGGGGGACGAGTCCAGAGAcaccggaggggggagacgagtccggagacgcCACGGCCGGAGGGGGAGGGACGAGTCCGGAGATgccggaggggggagaggaggccagagaCGCCGGAGGGGGGGAAGACGAGTCCGGAGACACCGCagccggaggggggagacgagtccggaaACACCGCAGCCGGAGGGGGGAGATGAGTCCGGAGACACTGCAGACGGAGGGGGGGGGATGAGTCCGGAGATgccggaggggggagaggaggccggagatgccggaggggggagaggaggctggAGACGCCAGAggggggggagacgagtccggagacacCGCAGCCTGAGGGGGTGGACGAGTCCGGAGACGCCGGAGGGGGGAGATGAGTCTGGAGACACCGCGGCCGGAGGGGGTGGACGAGTCCGGAGACgccggaggggggagaggaggccggAGATGCCGTAGGGGGGGGAGACGAGACCGGAGACgctggaggggggggagaggaggccggagatgccggaggggggagacgagaccggagacgccggaggggggagacgagtccggagacgccagaggggggagaggaggccggAGACGCCAgagggggggagacgagtccggagacacCGCAGCTGGAGGGGGGGATGAGTCCAGAGACgccggaggggtgagagggagtctgGAGACACTTCGGCCGGAGGGGGGGGGGACGAATCCGGAGACgccggaggggggagaggaggccggAGATGCCGtgggggggagacgagtccggagatgccggagggggggagaggaggccggAGACGCCGGAGGGGGGAATCGAGAACGGAGAcgccggaggggggagacgagtccggagacgccagagggggggagaggaggccggAGACGCCAGAGGGGGGGAGATGAGTCCAGAGACACCGCGGCCGGAGGGGGGAGATGAGTCCGGAGACACCACGTCCGGAGAGGGGAGACGAGTCTGGAGACGCCGCGGCCGGAGGGGGGGGGCGAGTCCAGAGACGCCACGGCCGGAGGGGGGGGACGAGTCCAAAGACGCCGGAGGGGGTTGACGAGTCCGAAGATGCCGGAGGGGGGATAGGAGTCTGGAGACATCGCGGCCGGAGGGGGGGGACGAATCCGGAGACgccagaggggggagaggaggccggAGATGCCGTagggggggagacgagtccggagatgccggagggggggagaggaggccggAGACGCCGGAGGGGGGAATCGAGAACGGAGAcgccggaggggggagacgagtccggagacgccagaggggggagaggaggccggAGACGCCAGAGGGGGGGAGATGAGTCCGGAGACGCCGGAGGGGGGGGGACGAGTCCAGAGAcaccggaggggggagacgagtccggagacgccggaggggggagacgagtccagagacaccgCGGCCGGAGGGGGGAGATGAGTCCGGAGACACCACGTCCGGAGAGGGGAGACGAGTCTGGAGACGCCGCggccggagggggggggggcgagtCCAGAGACGCCACGGCCGGAGGGGGGGGACGAGTCCAAAGACGCCGGAGGGGGTTGACGAGTCCGGAGATGCCGGAGGAGGGAGAGGACTCTGGAGACACCCCGGCCGGAGGGGGTGGACGAGTCCGGAGACGCCAGAGGGGGGAGAGCAGGCCGGAAATGCCGTAGGGGGGGAGACGAGACCGGAGACGCCGGAGGGGGGGATAGGAGGCCAGAGATGCCGGAGGGGGGAGAGGAGTCCTGAGACACCGCggccggaggggggagacgagtccggagacactgcggccggaggggggagacgagtccggagacacTGCGGCCGGAGGGGGGGTCCTGCTATGGGCCGGGATTTTTACAGAGGAGCTTGCTGGACCTTCCTGATTGAGGATGGATCAGGATCCCCTCCCAAACCTTCTGCCGTGattagaagacactttcttccaTCAGTTGACCACAAATGAGAGAAGAACCAACTGGAGGTCACTGGAGGagccgcagagatcacagctcaaggggagaatctgtccaccggATGACTATTAGCCATAGACTCCACAAATctgccctttatggaagagtggagaGAAGAAAGCCGTGTGGGGAACACAGCGAGCAGTGGTTGATGGTGCTCTGTGCAAAAGAGACCAAAGAAGAACtaggctaaatgcaaaacgctgtGTGTGGTAGAAAATTAACAGTGCACTTCTCCCTGAAAACaacatccccacagtcacacatggtggaggcagcatcccgcTGTAGGGAGGCATTTCTTCAGCAGGCAGCTGATCAGAggtaatgggaagatggatggagctaaaaacATGACAACCCTAGAGGAAAACCTTTTAGAGGCTGTAAAAGATGTGAGACCGGGGCGTAGGTTCATCTTCCAGGGGGACAATGACCCTCAACATCTTGTAGAGCTACAATGAAGGgttcagatcagagcatattcctgtgtgtaagcggccgagtcacagtccagacccaaatccaccgagatcatagacgtctccatccaatctcattgaGCGAGAGAAGGGAAAATATCACCTCTAGAtgagcaaagctggagagaccccCAAAAGACAGAGCAAAGgtggagagacagaccccaaaagacataGTAAgggggtcctacaaagtactgattccagggtccgcctgtcagtgctcagactatacgccacacactgcagagaggttacaggggtgtggcgtccgcctgtcagtgcttaggCCATACACCACGCACTGCAGAgggtacaggggtggggggtccgcctgtcagtgcttagaccatacacCACGCACTGcataggttacaggggtggggggtccacctgtcagtgctcagaccatacaccacgcactgcggaggttacaggggtggagggtctacctgtcagtactcagaccatacaccacgcactgcagaggttacaggggtggagggtctacctgtcagtactcagaccatacaccacgcactgcagaggttacaggggtggggggtccgcctgtcagtgctcagaccatacaccacacactgcagaggttacaggggtggggggtccgcctgtcagtgctcagaccatacaccacgcactgcagaggttacaggggtggggggtccgcctgttagtactcagaccatacaccacacactgcagaggttacaggggtggggggtccgcctgttagtactcagaccatacaccacacactgcagaggttacaggggtggggggtccgcctgtcagtactcagaccatacaccacacactgcagaggttacaggggtggggggtctgcctgtcagtgctcagaccatacaccacacactgcagaggttacaggggtggggggtccgcctgtcagtgctcagaccatacaccacacactgcagaggttacaggggtggggggtccgcctgtcagtgctcagaccatacaccacacactgcagaggttacaggggtggggggtctgcctgtcagtgctcagaccatacaccacacactgcagaggttacaggggtggggggtctgcctgtcagtactcagaccatacaccacacactgcagaggttacaggggtggggggtccgcctgtcagtgctcagaccatacaccacacactgcagaggttacaggggtggggggtctgcctgtcagtactcagaccatacaccacacactgcagaggttacaggggtggggggtctgcctgtcagtgctcagaccatacaccatacactgcagaggttacaggggtggagggtccgcctgtcagtgctcagaccatacaccacacactgcagaggttacaggggtggggtccgcctgtcagtgctcagaccatacaccacacactgcagaggttacaggggtgggggtccgcctgtcagtgctcagaccatacttcGCAAACCGCATCATATTGCTCTGCATGGCTGGTTTCCCAGAGGAAAGCCTCTTCTAAAGTTGATGCACACGAAAGCTGCAAACAGCTGGCTGAAGACgaccagactaaggggtacttggttcggctagcgatgtcgagcgcgatagcacccgccaccgtcgcacatgagatatctggtgatcgctgccgtagcgagcattatcgctacggcagcttcacacgcacataccttgttggcgacgtcgctgtgaccgccgaacaatccctccttcaagggggaggtgcgttcggtgtcaccgcgacgtcactaagcggccagccaatagaagcggaggggcggagatgagcgggacgtaacatcccgcccacctccttccctcctcatttctgctggaggcaggtaaggagaggttcgttgttcctgcggtgtcacacacagcgatgtgcgctgctgcaggaacgaggaacaacatcgtacctacagctggagcgacattatgaaaatgattgacgtgacacagatcagtgatttttgactgttttgcgcttgtCCATCgttgctcctaggatttacacattgcgatgccgctaccggcgccggatgtgcgtcgcaacaactgtgaccccgacgatatatcggtagcgatgtcgcaacgtgtaatgtACCCCTTAGGACATGGATCACTGGAACCGTCctgtgtctgatgagaccaagataaacttatttggttcagatggtgtcagcgcCTGTGACTGCgccaggtgaggagcacaaagacaagttTGTCCTGCCTACaggcaggcatggtggtggagggtcatggtttggggctgcatgagtgctgctgcctgtggggagctacagatcatcgggggaaccatgaatgtcaacatgtcctgtgacactgAAGCAGAGCAAGATCCCCTCTCTTCATATTTcaccatgataacgaccccaaagacCACCACTACctcactaaagaaactgagggtgaagGTGTTGGACCTGGCTgggcatctccagacctaaaccctatggagcatctgtggggcctcctcagacagaaggtggaggagcacaaagtttgtaacatccaccagctctaggATGTGCTAATGGAGGATAAAgaagatccagcggctcctgtgaagatctagtgaCCGCCAAGCCCAAGAGCAGTAAGccatgctggaaaataatggtgcaaATACAAGCTGCGCACAGacgctgtacattgtatacaagctgcgcactgacgctgtacattgtatcacagggtcagatctgcagcgctGTCCCAGGAGAAGATAGAATACAATATACCTAGAAGtgtgaggggtgtactgacttttgtactgactgtatatatacatactattTACTAGGAGAGTAACAGAGGAGAGGTATAATAGACACTCGCGCTCCACTTCTTCATTTTCCACCCACTCCTGGTTTAGTCTACAAATACTGATATAAAATACTAACAATCCTGAAGGTGTGAACATGGCCTTGCAGTGCACGGCTTTCCCTCAGTTATGTCCTCCTGTTATCAGCCTCCTTCCTTTTTTAGAGCTCCCTGATACGTGGACGGACTCGCGGGACGCGCTGCTGGAGGGGGTTTCCTTTCATCTGAAGTACCTGGGCCTGACTCTGGTGGAGAAACCCAAAGGTGAAGACATGGCCGCCGCTGCCATCCGCCGCATCATCACCATGGTAACCGTCTGCCGAGTTGTCATCTGTACATGAAAAGGGGCATGGATCTTAGTAGACTGGCGGCACCAGAATAGGGGGGTGGCACCAGAAGATTGGAGAGGACATCAGAATAGTGGGGGAGAACAGAATAGTAGGGGAGGACATCAGAATAGTAGGGGAGGACATCAGGATAGGGGGAGAGGACATCAGAAGAGGGGAAGAGGACATCAGAAGAGGGGGAGAGGACATCAGAATAGTGGGGGAGGACATCAGAATAGTAGGGGAGGAGATCAGAATAGTGGGGGAGGACATCAGAATAGTAGGGGAGGAGATCAGAATAGGGGGGGAGGACATCAGAAGAGGGTGATGACACCAGAAGGGGGAGAAGGCACCAGTAGAGCGGGGACACCAGAATAGGGGGGGTGACATCAGAAGAGGAGCATAACACCAGAAGAGGATGAGGGGGTACCAGAAGAGAGGGACACCAGAGGATTGGAGATGACACCAGAAGTTTGGAGAGGACACCAGAAGATTGGAGAGGCCATCAGAAGACTGGGAGGACACCAGAAGAGGTGGAGGGGAAGTCTCCAGAAGAGGGGGGAGGACACCAGAAGAGGTGGAGGACATCAGAAGAGGGGGGGAGGCatcagaagaggaggggaggcatcAGAAGAGGAGGGGTGCGGGAGAGTCAGCAGAAGAGGGCAGCATGAGAGAGGGAAGCGTGGAGCAGTCAGGCTCCAGTAGAGAGCATGGCGTGAGGTGCGGGCTGAGGGATTTAGAAGAAGGCCGAGCGATATGGGGCTACGGCCCGGAGGTGAATTCCTATGTGCTCATTTTTACATGGTTCCCACAGGCTCGGGCAAGTGCAAAACGATTGGAAAAAGTAATACTGACTGTAACGCCGCATAGTATCACTATACAGGATGCTGGAGCCACTCAGCAGATGGAGTGTGTGTCAATATACAGGTGAGCCGCGCCGTATATTCACAGCTACAAGTGCTATATACAGATATCACCTATAGAACGTGGCAATACACACGGGTCCTGGATACATACAGTTAGGTAATCTGTGGCCAGGGAtgaatcttcgtgatttcagctctgcagcacAGTATTTTTTTAATGAAAATTAAACAACTGTGATATAATTGAAGTGGAGAATTTCAGGTTTCATTAAAGGGGTTTAACAGAAATCTcttgtgaaatgtttaggaattgcagccatttcTCTACAAATCCTCCGCATTTCAGGCCTCAGAATTAATTGGACACATTACCTTTCCCATAAATAAATTTCCATATTTAACCATTTGAAGAAAATACTTTGCAGCAATGACTGAAGTCTTCCAGCCGTGGAcatctcctctggtgtgaggcttccgaccgtggatgtctccatcgctggtctcttccggtgtgaggcttctggccagGGATGTCttaatcgctggtctcctccggtgtgaggcttctggccagGGATGTCTtaatcgctggtctcctccagtgtgaggcttccggccagggatgtctccatcgctggtctcttccggtgtgaggcttccggccaggGATGTCtcaatcgctggtctcctccggtgtgaggcttctgaCCATGGAAGTCTCCATTGCTGGTCTCCACAGCAGCGAGGCTTCtcgccatggacgtctccatcgctgatcTCCGGTGTGAGTCTTCTGGGTCGTGTACAACTTCATTGCTGATCTCTTCCCATGTGAGTCTTCTTGGTTGTGGATGTCTCCATCTCTGGTTtcctcctgtgtgaggcttccggccatggacaTCTCCATAGCTGATTTCCGGTGTGAGTCTTCtgggtctccatcgctggtctcctccagtgtgaggcttccggccatatgtctccattgctggtctcctccagtgtgagtcttccggccatggacgtctccatcgctggtctcctccagcGTGAGGCTTCTGGCCATAcgtctccattgctggtctcctctagtgtgaggcttccggccatggacgtctccatcgctggtctccagtgtgaggcttccggccatacgtctccattgctggtctcctccagtgtgaggcttccggccatggacgtctccatttctggtctcctccggtgtgaggtttTGACACCTTTACTGCTGTGACTTCAGTTGTCGCTTGTTTATGGCTCTTTCttcttaagttttgtcttaatccTATGATATGCAGCTTGATGGGGTGAGATCTGGTGAGGACTTGGACATTGCAGAATATTCCTTTTCGTCACTTTcgcaggatgttttgggtcattgtccatctgtctgtgaagcgccatccaatcattgctgcatttggctgaatctgagcagaaagttttGTCCTGTGCACTTCAGATTTCATCCGGTGGCTTCTGTCTTCATTCCCATCATCACTAATCACTATATTTTTTCTTGATCTAACATTTTCTCACATACTTTCTGGATTTTCAGGATTTCCTATTGTACGACGGATAAAGTACAGAATAAAGTTTTTGCTTACGTGGCCCAGAACCAGTCCAACGAGGCCCTCGAGTGTCATGCCTTCCTGTGCCCCAAGAAGAAGCTGGTAGGTTTTGCCTGATAGTGTGCGAGGGAGGTGCCATGTATGAGAGGCATAATTTCCAGAATGTATTGCTTTCTTCCAGGCCCAGACTGTGACACTTACTGTGGCACAGGCCTTTTCCGTGGCTCTTGACCTCTGGCAGTCCAGCAAGGAGGGTACAGTATCTACTGAGATGATAATGAACTCCTCAGCTCCTATGTTCATCCTCATTTACCCTGGAAAATTGTCTTGTGCGATTTGTAATAATGATAGTCCAGTGTAACGCCTCAACAAAACTGATATCAGTCATCTATGTATCATCATCAAATGAGCCGAAGCTAGATAACAAGAAGCGGAAAAAAGGGAGTCTGCACTCGGTAACAAGTATCGGAAAGAAAGGAGTTGGCTCTAGGTGCCGAGGACCAGGAATAAAGGAGCTAGGGCTAGCTAGTGAGGATTGGGAAGAAAGGAGCCAGCACTAGGTAGCAAAGATCAGGAAGAAGTGAGCTGGTGTTAAGTGGTGAGGATCGTTAAAAAGTGAGCTGGCCCTAACTATTGAGGATTGGGGAAAAAGGAGCCGGAGATAGGTAACGAGTGTTGAAATGAAGTGTGGAGGTGCTAAGTAACACTTATCGGGAAGACGTGAGCCAACTCTAGGTAATGAGTATCGGTAAGAAATGAGCCGCACTAGGTAGTGAGGATCATTAAAAAAGTAAGCTTGCGCTAGCTACTGAGGATTGGGAAAAAAGGAGCCATCactaggtgtcacaaaccaccgggggggtcactcagaaatcccccgcgctggctaccagtacgtcacaatcggggggtaacaagtgggggtcacccctcctttatacctcccgaccgacagacagagcacgtgacgcgctctctagcgcccctcttatagtcaggccaattatggaattgcccgaccataagcaaggaggccgctatactacttatgccgattattgaagggtccccggtgagagtaaggtatatattcccccgacctccgcgggcggaatatataaaacctccctgaatctcactggcctccccacaataatccttggcacaactcgctgccaccaaccgcttcacggtaactattagccgaacacacagacgtgggattcaagatcgagataacagaacagcccaagattaattatataatttaatcagcctaaagcacactagaaactacaatatatacaatagggaatctacagaatatacatatgtcagagtacagttacaatcaaagcatgggttacaaacaggcatacacagttccagcagttaccttgttgcgtctggccacaggggggcgctgtagaccaggtttccaggaactccctcacaggtctttcccaaccaggcccccgagcagaagaacgctggaaaatggccgaagtagggttatcaacctgggcagatccaggtcccctcctaccttagtgacctcacagggaagcactgccactccccctgcatggatcagaattatccagcaaaggggattttggctataactttgcctgggagcgtcgtaggcggacgccaatgctctcattgtgacagttatgaatttagctacagaacgaggggactcatgacctgtctgccagttccccattggctgatatcacgcctggggcatttcccaatgtcctgctcccataaaaagggtgtgccggcatcgtccacatgcggagacaccatttttatggttgccatatttatcggaaatatggcttgcgagatatgaaccattttttactggagtcgttctgtctgctagttccatagccttgctaactagctagcagctcctactacagggtgacggcagggagtcatcctgtgtccattgttcccacaccacctcatttccacatcacaggacatggccatggaatgggttgctaaacaagttgtgtgaaggaaagggggggggtgacaccaggagagggcttcctgacataacttgaatatcatgatttatcgtcatatctccggatttacctcacacctccccccttttgagggcgctagggggcagcacactccggtgttcccccgtgcgcccgtccgcgacctctccttgtcg is drawn from Anomaloglossus baeobatrachus isolate aAnoBae1 chromosome 3, aAnoBae1.hap1, whole genome shotgun sequence and contains these coding sequences:
- the LOC142297124 gene encoding low density lipoprotein receptor adapter protein 1-B-like isoform X1, with the translated sequence MDALKSAGRAMMRSPSLGRHRKLPDTWTDSRDALLEGVSFHLKYLGLTLVEKPKGEDMAAAAIRRIITMARASAKRLEKVILTVTPHSITIQDAGATQQMECVSIYRISYCTTDKVQNKVFAYVAQNQSNEALECHAFLCPKKKLAQTVTLTVAQAFSVALDLWQSSKEGKLDSSPRSHHLAISPSLAASEPRPDVYNAAAMDGPHVSVKSAPHRDGEDEEDDEDFEDFSRFVRFDEVAPFFKGSRFCQQFMITNVIVHLSR
- the LOC142297124 gene encoding low density lipoprotein receptor adapter protein 1-B-like isoform X3, with product MDALKSAGRAMMRSPSLGRHRKLPDTWTDSRDALLEGVSFHLKYLGLTLVEKPKGEDMAAAAIRRIITMARASAKRLEKVILTVTPHSITIQDAGATQQMECVSIYRISYCTTDKVQNKVFAYVAQNQSNEALECHAFLCPKKKLAQTVTLTVAQAFSVALDLWQSSKEGKLDSSPRSHHLAISPSLAASEPRPDVYNAAAMDGPHVSVKSAPHRDGEDEEDDEDFEDFSRWPEVGTWWLGAPAAVT
- the LOC142297124 gene encoding low density lipoprotein receptor adapter protein 1-B-like isoform X2, translated to MDALKSAGRAMMRSPSLGRHRKLPDTWTDSRDALLEGVSFHLKYLGLTLVEKPKGEDMAAAAIRRIITMARASAKRLEKVILTVTPHSITIQDAGATQQMECVSIYRISYCTTDKVQNKVFAYVAQNQSNEALECHAFLCPKKKLAQTVTLTVAQAFSVALDLWQSSKEGKLDSSPRSHHLAISPSLAASEPRPDVYNAAAMDGPHVSVKSAPHRDGEDEEDDEDFEDFSSCFMEDATDPTDGQRSAHGGWELPRQ